The following coding sequences are from one Reyranella humidisoli window:
- a CDS encoding Bug family tripartite tricarboxylate transporter substrate binding protein, whose protein sequence is MLNRRSFVAATLAVASAPAAAQSAPWPSKPIKLVVPYAPGGTTDVVARMVAEYLGQKLGQNIVVDNKPGKGAMVGTAIVAKSPPDGYTLLMSVISGLSISPTLYGGADFDPMGDFIHVSIASTNPSVLVANPNFQAKSFKEFVDFAKANPGKVSYATSGAGSSNHLLGARLEQVISAGLVHVPYRGAGPAMIDTIAGNVPVMFDSLPSAAPHIKAGKVNALAVSGETRSPAFPDVPTMKELGYPDLISYSWFGISVPAKTPQPIVDRLATEMQAVLKEPAVIKRWEEIGAEGSTMTPAEVTRFIQGEIDKWTPVVKASGATPG, encoded by the coding sequence ATGCTCAACCGCCGCTCATTCGTCGCTGCGACGCTCGCCGTCGCATCCGCCCCGGCCGCCGCGCAATCCGCGCCCTGGCCCTCCAAACCCATCAAGCTCGTCGTGCCCTATGCGCCCGGCGGCACGACCGACGTGGTGGCCCGCATGGTCGCCGAATATCTCGGCCAGAAGCTCGGCCAGAACATCGTCGTCGACAACAAGCCCGGCAAGGGCGCGATGGTCGGCACGGCGATCGTCGCAAAATCGCCGCCCGACGGTTACACGCTGCTGATGTCGGTGATCTCGGGGCTGTCGATCTCGCCGACGCTCTATGGCGGCGCCGACTTCGATCCGATGGGCGACTTCATTCACGTCTCCATCGCCTCGACAAACCCAAGCGTCCTGGTCGCCAATCCGAACTTCCAAGCCAAGAGCTTCAAGGAGTTCGTCGACTTCGCAAAGGCCAATCCCGGCAAGGTCTCCTATGCGACCTCGGGCGCGGGTTCGAGCAACCATCTGCTGGGCGCGCGCCTCGAGCAGGTGATCAGCGCCGGCCTGGTCCACGTTCCTTATCGCGGCGCCGGACCCGCCATGATCGACACGATTGCCGGCAACGTGCCGGTGATGTTCGACTCGCTGCCCTCGGCCGCACCGCATATCAAGGCGGGCAAGGTGAACGCGCTCGCGGTGAGCGGCGAGACGCGCAGCCCCGCCTTCCCCGACGTGCCGACCATGAAGGAGCTGGGCTATCCCGACCTGATTTCCTATTCTTGGTTCGGCATCTCGGTGCCGGCGAAGACGCCGCAGCCGATCGTCGACCGCCTCGCGACCGAGATGCAGGCCGTGCTGAAGGAACCTGCCGTCATCAAGCGCTGGGAAGAAATCGGCGCCGAGGGAAGCACCATGACACCGGCCGAGGTGACACGCTTCATCCAGGGCGAGATCGACAAATGGACGCCGGTCGTGAAGGCG
- a CDS encoding acetate--CoA ligase family protein, translating into MSDPKVLFSALFEPRRVALIGASSDVTKTTSRPQRFLRKHGFSGEILPVNPSRSEILGETAYKDLDAIPGEIDHAYILLNGASAVRALADCGRRGVKVASILAGGFADAGAAGASLQDDLARVVRETGIRLVGPNSIGTVSTDPAVALTANAAFAVETLRTGNWGLVSQSGSLIGALLSRADARGIGFSRLISVGNEVDLAVGEIADLLVDDPKTKAILLFMETLRDGERLARAARRAHDAGKPVIAYKLGRSDIGQELARSHTGAIAGSDATFDAFCRRHGIARVSMFESLIDVPALLVDRPQSRRGGHRVAVATTTGGGAAMVVDSMAVAGLDIAGPPNNLVNWLKPFGISAGDGKLVDLTLAGAKPEIVAGTIERLLADEGNDAVIFVVGSSAQFNPELAVEPLLRFAGSGKPFAVALTPSAEKSLALLTAAGVPAFRHPESCAEAMALCLLRRPPQPVPRLAEPSIGALDAMEAGRVSGFDERRAADFFGALGVPMARSMAVPDAKRIAAAVGEVGAPVVLKILSVDIPHKTEAGGVALGIPDGQTAAMAAREIEKRVKAYAPGARLQGFLIQKMERGLVEVILGFRRDPLVGPTVTVGLGGVLAEIYKDASTRLAPVDEREALEMIAEVKGLATVRGYRNLPKGDVAALAKTISAFSTLAHKQFASVAEAEINPLLVKRDGEGVVAVDGLVVLG; encoded by the coding sequence ATGAGCGATCCCAAGGTTCTCTTCTCCGCGCTGTTCGAACCGCGACGCGTCGCGTTGATTGGCGCCTCGTCGGACGTGACGAAGACGACGTCGCGGCCGCAGCGCTTCCTGCGAAAGCACGGCTTCTCCGGCGAAATTCTGCCGGTCAATCCGTCGCGCAGCGAAATCCTGGGCGAGACGGCCTACAAGGACCTCGATGCGATCCCAGGGGAGATCGATCATGCCTATATCCTGCTGAACGGCGCGTCGGCCGTCCGCGCGCTGGCGGATTGCGGCCGGCGCGGCGTGAAGGTCGCGTCGATCCTGGCCGGCGGATTCGCCGATGCCGGCGCCGCCGGCGCCTCGTTGCAGGACGATCTTGCCAGGGTCGTACGCGAGACCGGCATCCGGCTGGTCGGGCCCAACAGCATCGGCACGGTCAGCACCGATCCCGCTGTCGCGTTGACGGCCAATGCCGCTTTCGCCGTGGAGACGTTGCGCACGGGCAACTGGGGGTTGGTCAGCCAGAGCGGCAGCCTGATCGGCGCATTGCTGTCACGCGCGGATGCGCGCGGCATCGGTTTCTCGCGGCTGATCTCGGTCGGCAACGAGGTCGACCTCGCGGTCGGCGAGATCGCCGACCTGCTGGTGGACGATCCGAAGACGAAAGCCATCCTGCTGTTCATGGAAACGCTGCGCGACGGCGAACGGCTCGCGCGCGCGGCGCGGCGGGCACACGATGCGGGCAAACCGGTGATCGCCTACAAGCTCGGACGCTCCGACATCGGCCAGGAGCTGGCACGTTCGCATACCGGCGCCATCGCAGGGTCTGACGCGACCTTCGACGCCTTCTGCCGCCGCCATGGCATCGCGCGCGTGTCGATGTTCGAATCGCTGATCGACGTGCCGGCGCTGCTGGTCGACCGACCGCAGTCCAGGCGTGGCGGCCATCGCGTCGCCGTGGCGACGACGACCGGTGGCGGTGCCGCCATGGTGGTCGACAGCATGGCGGTGGCCGGCCTCGATATCGCAGGCCCGCCCAACAACCTCGTGAACTGGTTGAAGCCATTCGGAATCTCGGCGGGCGACGGCAAGCTGGTCGATCTCACGCTGGCCGGTGCCAAGCCCGAGATCGTGGCGGGCACCATCGAGCGCCTGCTGGCCGACGAGGGCAACGACGCGGTGATCTTCGTGGTCGGCTCGTCCGCGCAGTTCAATCCCGAACTCGCCGTCGAGCCGCTGTTGCGGTTCGCCGGATCGGGCAAGCCCTTCGCCGTGGCGTTGACGCCGTCGGCGGAGAAGTCGCTGGCGTTGCTGACGGCGGCGGGCGTGCCGGCCTTCCGCCATCCTGAATCCTGTGCCGAGGCGATGGCGCTCTGCCTTCTGCGCCGGCCGCCGCAGCCGGTGCCGCGTCTCGCGGAGCCTTCGATCGGCGCACTCGACGCGATGGAGGCGGGGCGCGTCTCCGGCTTCGACGAACGCCGTGCCGCCGATTTCTTCGGTGCACTCGGCGTTCCGATGGCCAGGTCGATGGCGGTACCCGATGCCAAGCGGATCGCTGCCGCCGTCGGCGAAGTGGGCGCGCCGGTCGTCCTGAAAATCCTGTCGGTCGACATTCCTCACAAGACCGAGGCGGGCGGGGTGGCGCTCGGTATTCCCGACGGCCAGACCGCAGCCATGGCCGCGCGAGAGATCGAGAAGAGGGTGAAGGCCTACGCGCCGGGCGCACGGCTGCAGGGCTTCCTCATCCAGAAGATGGAACGCGGGCTCGTCGAAGTGATCCTGGGCTTTCGCCGGGATCCGCTGGTCGGCCCCACGGTCACCGTTGGCCTGGGCGGCGTGCTGGCCGAAATCTACAAGGACGCCTCGACCCGGCTCGCGCCGGTCGACGAGCGCGAGGCATTGGAGATGATCGCCGAAGTGAAGGGCCTTGCGACAGTACGCGGCTATCGCAACCTGCCCAAAGGCGACGTGGCGGCGCTGGCGAAGACGATCTCGGCCTTCTCGACGCTGGCGCACAAGCAGTTCGCCAGCGTAGCCGAAGCAGAGATCAATCCGCTGCTCGTGAAGCGCGACGGCGAGGGCGTCGTCGCAGTCGATGGCTTGGTGGTGCTGGGTTGA
- the phhA gene encoding phenylalanine 4-monooxygenase — protein sequence MLAHIQGMNTSTAPLENLRGDYAGMAPDWTVPQQPDLYSDEDQGVWRLLVQRQRALAERYACAEFLSGLDSIELGDTIPDFEAVNARLEPLTGWRIVGVPGLIPDAAFYDHLAHRRFPVTVWIRKREEIDYLVEPDLFHDFFGHVPLLTNPVFADYMQEYGRRGVEAGPDVRLLARLYWFTVEFGLIRTEQGLKAYGAGILSSAAEVKHAIEGDGVERLPFDATTAMNRPYEIDRLQNTYFVLDDFRQLMERPQRH from the coding sequence TTGCTCGCCCATATTCAGGGCATGAACACCAGCACCGCTCCCCTCGAGAACCTGCGCGGCGACTATGCCGGCATGGCGCCGGACTGGACGGTGCCGCAGCAGCCCGACCTCTATTCCGACGAGGATCAGGGCGTGTGGCGGCTGCTGGTTCAGCGGCAGCGCGCGCTGGCCGAGCGCTATGCCTGCGCGGAGTTCCTGTCGGGTCTCGACTCGATCGAGCTCGGCGACACGATCCCGGATTTCGAAGCCGTCAATGCACGGCTGGAGCCACTGACCGGCTGGCGCATCGTCGGCGTGCCGGGTCTCATTCCCGATGCCGCCTTCTACGATCATCTCGCCCATCGCCGGTTTCCGGTGACGGTGTGGATCCGCAAGCGCGAGGAGATCGACTATCTGGTCGAGCCGGACCTGTTCCACGATTTCTTCGGCCACGTCCCGCTGCTCACCAATCCCGTGTTCGCCGATTACATGCAGGAGTATGGGCGCCGCGGTGTCGAAGCCGGCCCCGACGTCCGCCTGCTGGCGCGCCTCTACTGGTTCACCGTGGAGTTCGGCCTGATCCGCACCGAGCAGGGACTGAAGGCCTACGGCGCCGGCATCCTGTCTTCTGCCGCCGAAGTGAAGCACGCGATCGAGGGCGATGGCGTCGAGCGCCTGCCGTTCGACGCAACGACGGCGATGAATCGCCCCTACGAGATCGACCGGCTGCAGAACACTTATTTCGTGCTCGACGACTTCCGCCAGCTCATGGAACGGCCGCAACGCCACTGA
- a CDS encoding Lrp/AsnC family transcriptional regulator: protein MIELGDIDRRILGALQAEGRLAMVDLAERVGLSPTPCQRRVKRLEEEGVIDRYAALVQPPALGLALQAMVQVTLDDHSEKTVEAFEAAIRARPEVVACYAMTGDMDFLLHVLAADLAQFSEFAMKALLRMPGVRGTRSSFIMQAVKSDLAWAPQSPASVRR, encoded by the coding sequence ATGATTGAGCTGGGTGACATCGACAGGCGCATCCTCGGGGCCCTGCAGGCCGAGGGCCGGCTGGCCATGGTCGATCTGGCCGAGCGGGTGGGCCTGTCGCCGACGCCCTGCCAGCGCCGGGTGAAGCGGCTGGAGGAAGAAGGGGTCATCGACCGCTACGCCGCTCTGGTCCAGCCGCCGGCGCTGGGCCTCGCCCTGCAGGCGATGGTGCAGGTGACGCTGGACGATCATTCGGAGAAAACCGTCGAGGCCTTCGAGGCGGCGATCCGTGCGCGGCCCGAGGTCGTGGCCTGCTATGCCATGACCGGCGACATGGATTTCCTGCTGCATGTGCTGGCGGCCGATCTTGCGCAGTTCAGCGAGTTCGCCATGAAGGCGCTGCTGCGCATGCCGGGTGTCCGTGGCACGCGCTCGTCCTTCATCATGCAGGCGGTGAAAAGCGATCTCGCCTGGGCGCCTCAATCGCCGGCGAGCGTACGGAGGTAG
- a CDS encoding threonine dehydratase translates to MLSLNDVETAAGIVHAAMPATAQYAWPLLAKRTGCEVWVKHENHTPTGAFKVRGGLVYMDRLKRGSPQPKGVVSATRGNHGQSIALAAARNGIAATIVVPQGNSVEKNAAMRAFGAELVEAGHDFDAAKEAAQTLAGERGLAMVPSFHRDLVAGVATYALELFRAAPALDTVYVPIGLGSGICGTIAVRDALGLKTKVVGVVSTEAPAYALSFAAGKVVATNSADTMADGMAVRGPDAEALDVILKGAERIVQVSDAEIGAAMRAYYEDTHQLTEGAGAAALAALLQERDRFKGKRVGLILSGGNIDRPVYLRTLAGD, encoded by the coding sequence ATGTTGTCCCTTAACGACGTCGAAACCGCCGCCGGGATCGTGCATGCCGCGATGCCGGCCACCGCCCAATATGCCTGGCCTCTGCTGGCAAAGCGCACCGGCTGCGAAGTCTGGGTGAAGCACGAGAACCATACGCCGACCGGCGCCTTCAAAGTGCGCGGCGGGCTGGTCTACATGGACCGGCTGAAGCGCGGCTCGCCGCAACCGAAGGGCGTCGTCAGCGCCACCCGCGGCAATCACGGCCAGAGCATCGCGCTGGCGGCGGCGCGCAACGGGATCGCGGCCACCATCGTGGTGCCCCAAGGCAATTCGGTCGAGAAGAACGCCGCCATGCGGGCCTTCGGGGCGGAACTGGTCGAGGCCGGCCACGACTTCGATGCCGCCAAGGAAGCCGCGCAGACGCTGGCCGGTGAACGCGGGTTGGCCATGGTGCCGTCGTTCCATCGTGACCTGGTGGCCGGCGTGGCGACCTATGCGCTCGAACTGTTCCGCGCGGCGCCGGCGCTCGACACGGTCTATGTGCCGATCGGCCTGGGCTCGGGCATCTGCGGCACCATCGCCGTGCGCGATGCACTCGGGCTCAAGACGAAGGTGGTCGGCGTCGTCTCGACCGAGGCGCCGGCCTATGCGCTCTCCTTCGCCGCCGGCAAGGTGGTGGCGACCAACAGCGCCGACACAATGGCCGACGGCATGGCCGTGCGCGGTCCCGATGCCGAGGCGCTCGATGTCATCCTGAAGGGCGCGGAGCGTATCGTGCAGGTGAGCGACGCCGAGATCGGCGCCGCGATGCGTGCCTACTACGAGGATACGCACCAGCTCACGGAAGGCGCCGGCGCCGCAGCGCTGGCGGCGCTGCTGCAGGAACGCGACCGCTTCAAGGGCAAGCGCGTCGGCCTGATCCTGAGCGGCGGCAACATCGACCGGCCTGTCTACCTCCGTACGCTCGCCGGCGATTGA
- a CDS encoding M20 aminoacylase family protein, which produces MPVLPRALEIQGEISAIRRDIHAHPELAFEENRTSDVVAAKLQEWGLEVTRGLGKTGLVGTLRKGNSLKSIGLRADMDCLPMDETNDFAHRSTNPGRMHACGHDGHTAMLLGAAKMLSETRNFEGAVHFIFQPAEEGGGGAKVMIEDGLFEKFPCDAVFAIHNKPGLPLGHIVTKGGPLLAAADRWDIRIKGKGGHAAHPHTTLDPMVVGANIVMALQTIVSRNIDPIDSSVVTVGFFHAGSAYNVIPGEAHIGGTTRTTTPENRALIERRIDEICEGAARMHGVKIEVEHKPGYPPTVNDVDQARFAADVATGVCGEHAVKDNTRPSMGAEDFSYMLEKVPGAMVWLGNGGDSVSLHNSRYDFNDMAIPFGVSFFVRTVERFLDTKA; this is translated from the coding sequence ATGCCTGTTCTGCCGCGTGCGCTTGAAATCCAGGGCGAGATTTCCGCGATCCGTCGCGATATCCATGCTCATCCCGAACTCGCCTTCGAGGAAAACCGCACCTCCGACGTCGTGGCCGCCAAGCTGCAGGAATGGGGACTGGAAGTGACGCGCGGCCTGGGCAAGACCGGTCTCGTGGGCACGCTCCGCAAGGGCAATTCACTGAAGTCGATCGGCCTGCGCGCCGACATGGACTGCCTGCCGATGGACGAGACCAACGATTTCGCGCACAGGTCGACGAATCCCGGCCGGATGCACGCCTGCGGCCATGACGGCCATACCGCCATGTTGCTGGGGGCTGCAAAAATGCTCAGCGAGACACGGAACTTCGAGGGGGCCGTCCACTTTATCTTCCAGCCGGCCGAAGAGGGTGGCGGCGGGGCCAAGGTGATGATCGAGGACGGGCTGTTCGAGAAATTCCCCTGCGACGCGGTTTTCGCCATCCACAACAAGCCCGGCCTTCCGCTCGGCCACATCGTGACCAAGGGCGGGCCGTTGCTGGCCGCCGCCGATCGCTGGGACATCCGCATCAAGGGCAAGGGCGGCCATGCCGCCCATCCGCACACCACGCTCGATCCCATGGTCGTCGGCGCCAACATCGTCATGGCGCTGCAGACCATCGTGTCGCGCAACATCGACCCCATCGATTCCTCGGTCGTGACGGTCGGCTTCTTCCATGCCGGCTCGGCCTACAACGTCATCCCGGGCGAGGCGCATATCGGCGGCACGACGCGCACGACCACGCCGGAGAATCGCGCGCTGATCGAGCGCCGCATCGACGAGATCTGTGAAGGCGCGGCCAGGATGCACGGCGTCAAGATCGAGGTCGAGCACAAGCCAGGCTATCCGCCGACGGTGAATGACGTCGACCAGGCCCGCTTCGCGGCCGACGTCGCGACCGGCGTCTGCGGTGAACACGCGGTCAAGGACAATACCCGTCCCAGCATGGGCGCCGAGGATTTCTCCTACATGCTGGAGAAGGTGCCAGGCGCCATGGTGTGGCTGGGCAATGGCGGCGATTCGGTCAGCCTCCACAATTCCCGCTATGATTTCAACGACATGGCGATCCCCTTCGGCGTGAGCTTCTTCGTGCGCACCGTCGAGCGCTTCCTCGACACCAAAGCCTGA
- a CDS encoding glucan ABC transporter ATP-binding protein/ permease, which produces MEFFRVYSRVIGLLRAEKGLAITLAIANVAVAALQFYEPVLFGMVIDLLSNARNKPVEVLWREAREILGLWALVGIGGIVANMVVSLQADRMAHRRRLGAMSTYFQHLLMLPFSFHNAQHSGRLIKIMLTGVDNLFGIWLSFFRENLATLVALFIMLPLSLFMNWRLGLLLLVLILFFAVTNVWVVSKTDRLQKEVEDLHSELAGRAGDALGNIHLIQSFVRLGAETREMHRIIGQTLAAQFPVLNWWALLSVMTRAASTVTVIAIFVLGTWLYTRGEATVGEIVSFMGFATMLIGRMDQASGFVSRIFFQMPSLGDFFRVLDSQSTVPDKPNGIDIGRAKGNVEFDDINFSYDGKRPALVHFSLKVPAGATVALVGPTGAGKSTALSLLHRMWDAQSGVVRIDGVDHRDIKLESLRRNIGVVFQDSTMFYRSIADNLRIGKPDATQAELEEAAKLAEAHEFIMRQPQGYETLVGERGTTLSGGERQRLAIARALLKNPPILILDEATSALDSVTEARIQKALKVLMQGRTTFVIAHRLSTIREANQVVVFEHGRVVEQGAYQALVAEGGAFARLVATQQAGIESA; this is translated from the coding sequence ATGGAATTCTTCCGCGTCTACAGCCGGGTCATCGGCCTGCTGCGAGCCGAGAAGGGGCTGGCCATCACGCTGGCCATCGCGAACGTCGCGGTGGCCGCGCTGCAGTTCTACGAACCCGTCCTGTTCGGCATGGTCATCGACCTGCTGAGCAATGCCCGCAACAAGCCGGTCGAGGTACTGTGGCGCGAGGCCCGCGAGATCCTGGGCCTCTGGGCGTTGGTCGGCATCGGCGGCATCGTGGCCAACATGGTGGTCTCGCTGCAGGCCGACCGCATGGCTCATCGCCGGCGGCTTGGGGCGATGTCGACGTATTTCCAGCATCTGCTGATGCTGCCTTTCTCGTTTCACAACGCGCAGCATTCCGGCCGGCTGATCAAGATCATGCTGACCGGTGTCGACAACCTGTTCGGCATCTGGCTGTCGTTCTTCCGCGAGAACCTCGCGACCCTGGTGGCGCTGTTCATCATGCTGCCGCTCAGCCTGTTCATGAACTGGCGACTGGGGCTCCTGCTGCTGGTGCTGATCCTGTTCTTCGCCGTCACCAACGTCTGGGTGGTGAGCAAGACCGACCGGCTGCAGAAGGAGGTCGAGGACCTGCACAGCGAGCTGGCCGGCCGCGCGGGCGATGCGCTGGGCAACATCCACCTGATCCAGAGCTTCGTGCGCCTGGGCGCCGAGACACGCGAGATGCACCGCATCATCGGCCAGACGCTCGCGGCGCAGTTCCCGGTGCTGAACTGGTGGGCGCTCCTGTCGGTGATGACGCGCGCCGCCTCGACCGTCACCGTGATCGCGATCTTCGTCCTCGGTACCTGGCTCTACACGCGCGGCGAGGCGACGGTCGGCGAGATCGTGAGCTTCATGGGCTTCGCCACCATGCTGATCGGTCGCATGGACCAGGCCTCCGGCTTCGTCAGCCGCATCTTCTTCCAGATGCCCTCGCTGGGCGATTTCTTCCGCGTGCTCGATTCGCAGTCGACCGTGCCGGACAAGCCCAATGGCATCGACATCGGCCGGGCGAAGGGCAATGTCGAGTTCGACGACATCAATTTCTCCTACGACGGCAAGCGCCCGGCGCTGGTCCATTTCTCGCTGAAGGTCCCGGCCGGGGCGACCGTGGCCTTGGTCGGCCCCACGGGGGCGGGCAAGAGCACGGCGCTGTCGCTGCTGCACCGCATGTGGGACGCCCAGTCGGGCGTGGTCCGCATCGACGGCGTCGACCATCGCGACATCAAGCTCGAGTCCCTGCGGCGCAACATCGGCGTGGTGTTCCAGGACAGCACGATGTTCTACCGGTCGATCGCCGACAATCTGCGCATCGGCAAGCCCGACGCGACGCAGGCGGAGCTGGAGGAGGCGGCCAAGCTCGCAGAGGCGCACGAGTTCATCATGCGCCAGCCGCAGGGCTACGAGACGCTGGTCGGCGAGCGCGGCACGACCCTGTCGGGCGGCGAGCGCCAGCGGCTCGCCATCGCCCGCGCCCTGCTCAAGAACCCGCCGATCCTGATCCTCGACGAGGCGACCAGCGCGCTCGATTCGGTCACCGAGGCGCGGATCCAGAAGGCGTTGAAGGTGCTGATGCAGGGGCGCACGACCTTCGTGATCGCCCATCGGCTCTCGACCATCCGCGAGGCCAACCAGGTCGTGGTGTTCGAGCACGGCCGGGTCGTGGAGCAGGGCGCCTACCAGGCGCTGGTGGCGGAAGGCGGCGCCTTCGCCCGCCTCGTGGCCACGCAGCAGGCTGGCATAGAATCTGCCTGA
- a CDS encoding ABC transporter substrate-binding protein, producing the protein MSKFAKMLGGAAAVALALGSLPANAQTAIKFTLDWVFQGPTSPFLVALEKGYYKAEGLDVTMDPGQGSAGAVQRVATGAYQIGFADVNSTIEYNAKNPGKEVLCVFMVYDFAPFGVYALKKSGIKTPKDLEGKKLGAPVFDASFRLFPAFAKKNGISKWEHVNLTPQLREQSLVQGTVDFISGHYFSSMLDLKARGVAFEDIVAMRFVDFGMDVYGNGVVVSAEMAKNEKAVKGFLAATMKGWKDVIANPQLGIAAAKKRDPLIDEKLEMERLKISLETNILTPYVKANGMGDVDPARFARAVKDVSEAFGLPIVPAPDKVFSNAYLPPKADRMVSK; encoded by the coding sequence ATGAGCAAATTCGCCAAGATGCTGGGCGGCGCGGCGGCTGTCGCGCTGGCGCTGGGCAGCCTGCCGGCCAATGCCCAGACCGCGATCAAATTCACTCTTGATTGGGTATTCCAGGGCCCGACCTCGCCGTTCCTGGTGGCCCTGGAGAAGGGTTACTACAAGGCCGAGGGCCTCGACGTAACGATGGACCCCGGCCAGGGCTCGGCCGGCGCGGTCCAGCGCGTGGCTACCGGCGCCTACCAGATCGGCTTCGCCGACGTGAACTCCACCATCGAATACAATGCCAAGAACCCGGGCAAGGAAGTGCTCTGCGTGTTCATGGTCTACGATTTTGCGCCGTTCGGCGTCTATGCGCTGAAGAAGAGCGGCATCAAGACGCCCAAGGACCTCGAGGGCAAGAAGCTCGGCGCGCCGGTGTTCGACGCCAGCTTCCGCCTGTTTCCGGCCTTCGCCAAGAAGAACGGCATCTCCAAGTGGGAGCACGTCAACCTGACGCCGCAGCTGCGCGAGCAGAGCCTGGTGCAGGGCACGGTCGACTTCATCTCCGGCCACTACTTCTCCTCGATGCTCGACCTCAAGGCGCGCGGCGTGGCGTTCGAGGACATCGTGGCGATGCGCTTCGTCGACTTCGGCATGGACGTCTACGGTAACGGCGTCGTGGTCTCGGCGGAGATGGCGAAAAACGAGAAGGCCGTGAAGGGCTTCCTCGCCGCCACGATGAAGGGATGGAAGGACGTCATCGCCAACCCGCAGCTCGGCATCGCCGCCGCGAAGAAGCGCGATCCGCTGATCGACGAGAAGCTCGAGATGGAGCGGCTCAAGATCTCGCTCGAGACCAACATCCTGACGCCCTACGTGAAGGCCAACGGCATGGGCGACGTCGACCCGGCCCGCTTCGCCCGTGCCGTAAAGGACGTGTCCGAGGCCTTCGGCCTGCCGATCGTACCGGCTCCCGACAAGGTGTTCAGCAACGCCTACCTCCCACCCAAGGCCGACCGGATGGTCAGCAAGTAG
- a CDS encoding ABC transporter ATP-binding protein produces the protein MAFVDLQGVSLTYRLGKDTTVALADATFGIEKGEFIAVVGPSGCGKSTIMKLVTGLLPPTGGEVRVNGTKVTGPIKGVGMAFQNPTLMPWRTTMNNILLPMEVVEPHKRRFRSHRAEYVERGMKLLKTVGLTDFADKYPWQLSGGMQQRSNLCRALIHEPELLMLDEPFGALDAFTREELWGVMQALWLEKRFTGVLVTHDLREAVYLADTVYVMSRRPGRIVLAKKIDIPRPRTLQTTFEPHFVDIVHELRDRIHQEHAP, from the coding sequence ATGGCCTTCGTCGATCTCCAGGGCGTCAGTCTCACCTACCGGCTCGGCAAGGACACCACGGTGGCCCTTGCCGATGCCACTTTTGGCATCGAGAAGGGCGAATTCATCGCCGTGGTCGGTCCCTCGGGCTGCGGCAAGTCCACCATCATGAAGCTGGTGACCGGCCTGCTACCGCCGACGGGCGGCGAAGTGCGGGTGAACGGCACGAAGGTGACGGGACCGATCAAGGGCGTCGGCATGGCGTTCCAGAACCCGACGCTGATGCCGTGGCGCACGACGATGAACAACATCCTCCTGCCCATGGAGGTGGTCGAGCCGCACAAGCGCCGCTTCCGCAGCCATCGCGCCGAATATGTCGAGCGCGGGATGAAGCTGCTGAAGACGGTCGGGCTCACGGACTTTGCCGACAAGTATCCCTGGCAGCTTTCGGGCGGCATGCAGCAGCGCTCGAACCTGTGCCGCGCGCTGATCCACGAGCCCGAGCTGCTGATGCTCGACGAGCCGTTCGGCGCCCTCGATGCCTTCACACGCGAGGAGCTATGGGGCGTCATGCAGGCGCTGTGGCTGGAGAAGCGCTTCACCGGCGTGCTGGTGACGCACGATCTGCGTGAGGCCGTCTATCTCGCCGATACGGTCTATGTGATGAGCCGGCGCCCCGGCCGCATCGTGCTGGCCAAGAAGATCGACATCCCGCGGCCGCGCACCCTGCAGACGACCTTCGAGCCGCACTTCGTCGACATCGTCCACGAGCTGCGCGACCGCATCCACCAGGAGCACGCGCCGTGA